The following coding sequences lie in one Mustelus asterias chromosome 6, sMusAst1.hap1.1, whole genome shotgun sequence genomic window:
- the LOC144494795 gene encoding claudin-23-like gives MRTPVVMILGLVFAPSGYVLILTCIVAPAWRDVSGIPNGALDEIHHQGLWEICKDEQSVRELTCGQSDDAYFNYQVISIARGLMIASMVVSAAGLLVTTLGVRCWTEVPNYTVSGVGGIILVIGGSLTLIPVSWYTDRLRQIPNTALGTQLSVGYAVVLGFIGGCLIVIAGIHLLFSFGKSFKGKTPAEKNYYPKSSAYPASKYPTGISNPVTVIDLPQNSPSTPNPWDDDL, from the coding sequence ATGCGGACCCCAGTAGTGATGATCTTGGGGCTGGTCTTCGCCCCCTCGGGCTATGTGCTGATCCTCACCTGCATTGTGGCTCCTGCCTGGAGAGATGTGTCCGGCATTCCCAATGGGGCTCTGGATGAGATCCACCACCAGGGGCTGTGGGAGATCTGCAAGGACGAGCAATCGGTGCGGGAGTTGACCTGCGGACAGAGCGACGATGCCTATTTTAACTATCAAGTGATATCTATCGCCAGGGGCCTCATGATCGCCTCCATGGTGGTGTCTGCTGCTGGGCTCCTGGTCACAACTTTAGGAGTTCGCTGTTGGACGGAAGTTCCCAACTACACGGTCTCTGGAGTAggagggatcattcttgtgatcgGGGGGAGCCTGACCCTGATTCCGGTCTCCTGGTATACAGATCGACTCAGGCAGATCCCCAACACTGCTCTTGGGACCCAGCTCTCTGTCGGATACGCCGTTGTCCTTGGCTTCATCGGCGGTTGTCTAATAGTCATAGCTGGTATTCATCTGCTGTTTAGTTTCGGCAAGTCGTTTAAAGGCAAGACTCCAGCGGAGAAGAACTATTACCCGAAAAGCTCAGCCTATCCTGCCAGCAAATATCCCACTGGGATTTCCAACCCCGTCACAGTCATAGATTTACCACAGAACAGTCCCTCAACTCCGAATCCATGGGATGACGATCTGTAG